In a single window of the Streptomyces sp. HUAS ZL42 genome:
- a CDS encoding winged helix-turn-helix transcriptional regulator codes for MAATRDPRPCSIADALALVGEKYSLLVLREVCLGNGRFDQLVRNIGAPRDILATRLRRLVDAGILAKRVYSERPQRFEYRPTQAGLELEPVLMTLMAWGDRHLRKDGDRPMVIEHVCGNELLPVVTCKACGETVRHEDLTAHPQAPGWTVAGPSAA; via the coding sequence ATGGCCGCCACCCGAGACCCCCGCCCCTGTTCCATCGCCGACGCCCTGGCACTCGTCGGCGAGAAGTACTCACTGCTCGTCCTGCGGGAGGTGTGCCTGGGCAACGGCCGCTTCGACCAACTGGTCCGCAACATCGGCGCCCCGCGCGACATCCTGGCCACCCGGCTGCGCCGGCTCGTCGACGCCGGGATCCTGGCCAAGCGCGTCTACAGCGAGCGGCCGCAGCGCTTCGAGTACCGGCCCACGCAGGCCGGGCTCGAGCTGGAGCCGGTCCTGATGACCCTCATGGCATGGGGCGACCGGCATCTCCGCAAGGACGGCGACCGGCCGATGGTGATCGAGCACGTCTGCGGCAACGAGCTGCTACCCGTCGTCACCTGCAAGGCCTGCGGCGAAACGGTGCGCCACGAGGACCTCACCGCCCACCCGCAGGCCCCGGGCTGGACGGTGGCGGGGCCGTCGGCGGCGTGA
- a CDS encoding acetyl-CoA C-acyltransferase produces MHDAVIVEAVRTPIGKGKPNGSLAHVHPVELLAHTLRTLVERSGVDPALIDDVIGGTVDQVGEQAMNTTRYALLSAGLPETVPATTVDRQCGSSQQAVHFAAQGVLSGAYDLVVACGVESMSRVPMWSNVPPGTDPFGPGVAERYPEGLVPQGISAELIAAKWSITREQMDAFAVSSHHKAAAAWEKGLFDAEVAPLDGVARDECVRPSSTPDILAGLRPAYHDPAFAERFPQIEWNITAGNASPVNDGASAVLITSSETADRLGLRPLARLHSFAVTGSDPLLMLTGVVPATEKVLRRAGLALDDIDLFEVNEAFSSVVLAWQQETGADLTKVNVHGGAIALGHPLGASGTRLTTTLVNAMRERGARYALQTMCEAGGLANAMILEAV; encoded by the coding sequence ATGCATGACGCAGTCATCGTCGAAGCCGTACGTACCCCCATCGGCAAGGGCAAGCCGAACGGCTCCCTCGCGCACGTCCACCCCGTCGAGCTCCTTGCCCACACCCTGCGCACCCTCGTCGAGCGCTCCGGCGTCGACCCCGCCCTGATCGACGACGTCATCGGCGGCACCGTCGACCAGGTCGGCGAGCAGGCCATGAACACCACCCGCTACGCCCTGCTGTCCGCGGGCCTTCCCGAGACGGTCCCCGCGACGACCGTCGACCGCCAGTGCGGCTCCTCCCAGCAGGCCGTGCACTTCGCGGCGCAGGGCGTCCTCTCGGGCGCGTACGACCTGGTCGTCGCCTGCGGCGTCGAGTCGATGAGCCGCGTGCCGATGTGGTCGAACGTGCCGCCGGGCACGGACCCCTTCGGCCCCGGTGTCGCCGAGCGCTACCCGGAGGGCCTGGTCCCACAGGGCATCAGCGCCGAACTCATCGCCGCCAAGTGGTCGATCACGCGCGAGCAGATGGACGCCTTCGCGGTCTCCTCGCACCACAAGGCCGCCGCGGCGTGGGAGAAGGGTCTCTTCGACGCGGAGGTCGCGCCGCTGGACGGCGTCGCGCGCGACGAGTGCGTACGGCCGTCCAGCACGCCGGACATCCTCGCCGGCCTCAGGCCCGCCTACCACGACCCGGCCTTCGCCGAGCGCTTCCCGCAGATCGAGTGGAACATCACCGCGGGCAACGCCAGCCCCGTCAACGACGGCGCCTCCGCCGTGCTGATCACGTCGAGCGAGACCGCCGACCGCCTCGGCCTGCGCCCCCTCGCCCGGCTGCACAGCTTCGCCGTCACCGGATCGGACCCCCTCCTGATGCTCACGGGAGTCGTCCCGGCGACCGAGAAGGTGCTGCGCAGGGCGGGTCTCGCCCTCGACGACATCGACCTGTTCGAAGTCAACGAGGCGTTCTCCAGCGTGGTCCTGGCCTGGCAGCAGGAGACCGGCGCCGACCTCACCAAGGTCAACGTGCACGGCGGCGCGATCGCCCTCGGCCATCCGCTCGGCGCGAGCGGCACCCGCCTGACCACCACCCTCGTTAACGCGATGCGGGAGCGCGGCGCCCGTTACGCCCTGCAGACGATGTGCGAGGCGGGCGGACTCGCCAACGCGATGATCCTGGAGGCCGTGTAA
- a CDS encoding cupin domain-containing protein, whose product MVSSGEYAGLPGGVAVSRLCVYDWPAADGLHGGTPHMHLACSEAYVVTGGRGAVQTLTTSGYEVTPLAPGTVAWFTPGTIHRLVNEDDLRITVLMQNSGLPEAGDAVLTLPPRYLTDPETYAAATTIPADAPVREQERMARARRDLALEGYRALREADGPEALAAFHRAAAVLVRPRLAGWRERWRRGAVAAAAVTGAQLERLERGDVSHLAGAVVRAEVPSAYGKFGMCGRLDVYRGA is encoded by the coding sequence GTGGTGAGCAGTGGGGAGTACGCCGGGCTGCCGGGTGGCGTGGCCGTCTCGCGGCTGTGCGTCTACGACTGGCCGGCCGCCGACGGTCTGCACGGCGGAACTCCCCATATGCATCTGGCCTGTTCGGAGGCGTACGTCGTCACCGGCGGGCGCGGCGCGGTGCAGACGCTCACGACGTCCGGGTACGAGGTCACGCCCCTCGCACCCGGAACGGTCGCCTGGTTCACGCCGGGCACCATCCACCGGCTGGTCAACGAGGACGACCTGCGCATCACCGTCCTCATGCAGAACAGCGGGCTGCCGGAGGCGGGGGACGCGGTCCTCACGCTGCCGCCGCGGTACCTGACCGACCCGGAGACGTACGCTGCCGCGACCACGATTCCGGCGGACGCCCCCGTGCGGGAGCAGGAGCGGATGGCCCGCGCCCGGCGCGACCTCGCTCTGGAGGGCTACCGCGCGCTGCGCGAGGCGGACGGCCCCGAGGCGCTGGCCGCCTTCCACCGGGCCGCCGCCGTGCTGGTACGGCCGCGGCTCGCCGGGTGGCGCGAGCGGTGGCGACGTGGTGCTGTGGCCGCTGCGGCGGTGACGGGCGCCCAGCTCGAGCGCCTCGAGCGGGGCGATGTGTCCCACCTCGCCGGGGCTGTCGTGCGGGCCGAAGTGCCGTCGGCGTACGGGAAGTTCGGGATGTGCGGGCGGCTGGACGTCTACAGGGGCGCCTGA